From a single Apium graveolens cultivar Ventura chromosome 2, ASM990537v1, whole genome shotgun sequence genomic region:
- the LOC141707664 gene encoding uncharacterized protein LOC141707664, translating into MEEQSPVSLSGAEIPVLETKALTIKIANSSHKPGKEIITNIITDAQSPNLYSSIASSPYNSPSLISPPSSAFVSALQSPYISPRATIIPNNPKENTTTPSSTTVTHPSTPVSYCGSQSDDIPSTSYTPPPERYDFSDDRKLKIVTCVPVPGQESAPRISFSFPVPRMSLSKGSFSPPSNAKLRSCDVYIGYHGQSPILIRFCKWLKSELELQGIACFVADRAKYSDNQSHEIADRVICSVTYGIVVVTSHSILNHLSLEEIRFLAQKKNLIPLFFDTDINEIASIVNRNSENKECKEAIDGLMKSHEFMLEANDGDWRSCVTKATGILTGKLGRRSVVEKEVESFEDFPFPRNRYFVGREKEIFEIENAFFGCGEYFEQENPMPIIRGGTPGQSEGLADEESEIDAGRGRYISLEVGKCKEPNLEAWIEPVIGRNSFKRLKYKKSKSGKDKSFGSSIVCINGASGIGKTELALEFAYRYSQRYRMVLWVGGEARYFRQNILNLSLQMGLDVSADAEKERGRIHNFDEQESEAFKRVKRELFRDMPYLVIIDNLETEKEWWEGKDLHDLIPRNTGGSHVIITTRLSRVMNFDPVQLQPLPLGDAMIVIKGRKKKEYSPLEMEFLEKFNDKLGRSTFGLWVIGSLLSELTVSPSALFEAINQLHLEEGSNLSSTDEQFCRNNLFLMKALAFCSAILQQTNGTRNLLASRILLVGAWFAPAPISANLLATAAKILPASSINRLRKWTKCVGLALCCSGCLATQTWKTEEDSASLLVKLGLARKANRQPGCWIQFHPITQIFARRKGGIHAAKATIQGIRKTGNPFLYSDHLWASAFLVFGFKSEPPLVQLKAVDMVLYIKRTALPLAIRAFTTFSRCNSALELLKVCTNVLEEVEKSFVSQIQDWCHGSFCWKKKLQSNQRIDEYVWQDVTLLKATLLETRAKLLLRGGYFDSGEELCRTCISIRTVMLGHSHAQTLAAQETLAKLVRMRSKI; encoded by the coding sequence ATGGAAGAACAATCACCAGTGTCACTGTCTGGTGCTGAAATCCCGGTCCTCGAAACCAAAGCCCTCACAATCAAAATAGCCAACTCCAGCCATAAACCAGGAAAAGAAATTATAACAAACATCATCACAGATGCACAGTCACCAAATTTATACAGCTCAATTGCATCTTCACCCTATAACTCCCCTTCCCTCATTTCTCCACCATCTTCAGCATTTGTTTCAGCTCTGCAATCTCCATACATATCTCCTAGAGCCACTATAATCCCAAATAATCCCAAAGAAAACACAACTACTCCATCTAGTACAACAGTTACTCACCCGTCTACTCCAGTGTCCTATTGTGGCTCACAATCCGATGACATTCCGAGTACATCCTACACTCCTCCACCTGAAAGATATGATTTTTCGGATGATAGGAAGCTCAAAATAGTCACATGTGTACCTGTTCCGGGCCAAGAATCAGCTCCTCGAATTTCATTTTCATTCCCAGTTCCAAGAATGTCATTATCTAAAGGATCTTTCTCGCCTCCATCAAATGCCAAACTCAGGAGCTGTGATGTGTACATTGGTTATCACGGTCAAAGTCCCATCTTGATACGCTTCTGTAAGTGGCTTAAATCAGAGCTTGAGCTGCAGGGTATTGCTTGTTTTGTAGCTGATAGGGCTAAGTACTCTGATAATCAGAGCCATGAAATAGCTGACCGTGTTATTTGCTCTGTAACTTATGGTATTGTGGTTGTTACTAGTCATAGCATTCTGAATCATCTTAGTTTGGAGGAAATTAGATTCCTTGCTCAAAAAAAGAACTTGATTCCATTGTTCTTCGACACGGATATTAATGAGATTGCAAGCATTGTTAACAGaaattcagaaaataaggaatGTAAAGAAGCAATTGATGGCCTAATGAAGTCACACGAGTTCATGCTGGAGGCAAATGATGGCGATTGGAGAAGCTGTGTAACTAAAGCTACAGGTATTCTCACGGGAAAGCTTGGGAGAAGGAGTGTTGTTGAGAAAGAAGTCGAAAGTTTCGAGGACTTTCCATTTCCGAGAAACAGATATTTTGTGGGAAGAGAAAAAGAGATATTTGAGATTGAGAATGCATTTTTTGGGTGCGGGGAGTACTTTGAGCAAGAAAATCCAATGCCTATTATTAGAGGAGGAACACCTGGTCAATCTGAAGGTTTGGCAGATGAAGAGAGTGAGATTGATGCAGGGAGAGGGAGGTACATAAGTTTGGAGGTTGGAAAGTGCAAGGAGCCAAACTTGGAGGCTTGGATTGAACCAGTTATAGGAAGAAATTCTTTCAAGCGACTCAAATACAAGAAGTCAAAAAGTGGAAAAGATAAAAGCTTTGGAAGCAGCATTGTATGCATTAATGGAGCTTCAGGCATTGGAAAAACAGAACTTGCATTGGAATTTGCTTACAGGTATTCACAGAGATACAGGATGGTTTTGTGGGTAGGTGGTGAAGCTCGATACTTTAGGCAAAACATTTTAAATTTGTCTCTCCAGATGGGGCTGGATGTAAGTGCTGATGCAGAGAAGGAACGAGGAAGGATACATAACTTTGATGAGCAGGAATCTGAAGCCTTTAAGAGAGTTAAAAGGGAACTATTCAGGGATATGCCATATTTAGTGATCATCGATAATCTTGAGACAGAGAAGGAATGGTGGGAAGGAAAGGATCTACATGACTTGATACCAAGGAACACTGGAGGGTCCCATGTGATTATAACAACAAGACTCTCCAGAGTAATGAACTTTGATCCCGTGCAGCTTCAGCCACTTCCTTTAGGTGATGCAATGATTGTAATCAAAGGGAGAAAAAAGAAAGAATATTCACCTCTGGAGATGGAGTTTCTAGAGAAGTTCAACGACAAATTAGGGAGGTCAACTTTTGGGTTATGGGTGATTGGCTCACTACTTTCTGAACTTACAGTATCACCATCTGCTCTATTCGAAGCTATAAACCAGCTTCATCTGGAAGAAGGTTCTAATTTGAGCAGCACAGATGAACAATTTTGCAGAAACAATCTTTTCTTGATGAAAGCACTGGCCTTTTGCAGTGCTATCTTGCAGCAAACCAATGGGACAAGAAACCTCCTCGCCTCAAGAATACTTCTTGTTGGGGCTTGGTTTGCACCAGCACCTATTTCAGCGAATTTACTAGCAACTGCAGCTAAGATCTTACCGGCTTCTTCTATTAACCGGCTCAGGAAGTGGACTAAATGTGTGGGCCTCGCACTTTGTTGTTCTGGTTGTTTAGCAACACAAACATGGAAGACTGAAGAGGATTCAGCCTCATTGTTGGTTAAACTAGGTTTGGCACGGAAAGCCAACAGACAACCTGGATGTTGGATCCAATTTCACCCTATTACCCAGATATTTGCAAGGAGAAAAGGTGGGATACACGCAGCAAAGGCAACAATTCAAGGCATAAGAAAGACAGGAAACCCGTTTTTATATTCAGACCACCTCTGGGCCTCAGCTTTTCTTGTTTTTGGATTCAAATCCGAACCTCCACTAGTTCAACTAAAGGCAGTGGATATGGTTCTCTACATAAAAAGAACGGCTCTCCCCTTGGCAATTCGAGCATTCACAACCTTCTCAAGATGCAACTCAGCATTAGAGCTTCTCAAAGTCTGCACAAATGTCCTAGAAGAAGTAGAAAAATCCTTTGTCTCTCAGATACAGGATTGGTGCCACGGATCTTTTTGCTGGAAAAAGAAACTGCAGTCGAATCAGAGGATAGATGAATATGTATGGCAAGACGTGACATTGTTGAAGGCTACACTTCTTGAAACCAGAGCCAAGTTGCTTCTGAGAGGTGGATATTTTGATAGTGGAGAAGAGCTATGCAGAACATGCATTAGTATCAGGACGGTGATGCTGGGACATAGCCATGCTCAGACATTAGCTGCCCAAGAAACATTGGCCAAGTTAGTAAGAATGAGGAGTAAGATATAA
- the LOC141691543 gene encoding PRA1 family protein G2-like, whose amino-acid sequence MQSPRSPTASVYTPLPISFSGVISRSFHNLSTFISRHRPWPEFLSSAGEFTRPDSLTGITSRLRLNSKYFGINYTIIITVCTSIALLGAPLSLLMIALVCLMWILLWFCREDQIVIAGSFVSDQAVVIGLGLVSVVVVWFAGVLNSLLVGISVGILVSALHCLFRNPDGLFLDENDAVHSGLIGSQSSPDGFIV is encoded by the coding sequence ATGCAATCTCCCCGAAGCCCAACGGCCTCCGTGTACACTCCCCTCCCCATCTCTTTCTCCGGCGTCATTTCCCGATCATTCCACAACCTCTCCACCTTCATTTCCCGTCACCGTCCCTGGCCGGAATTCCTCTCATCCGCCGGCGAATTCACTCGTCCCGATTCCCTCACCGGCATCACCTCCCGCCTCCGTCTCAACTCCAAGTACTTCGGCATCAACTACACCATCATCATCACCGTCTGCACCTCTATTGCGCTTCTCGGCGCGCCGTTATCGTTGCTAATGATTGCTTTGGTTTGCTTGATGTGGATTCTGCTTTGGTTTTGTAGAGAGGATCAGATTGTAATTGCAGGGAGTTTTGTGAGTGATCAGGCTGTTGTGATAGGGTTAGGGTTGGTTAGTGTTGTAGTTGTTTGGTTTGCAGGAGTTTTGAATAGTTTGTTGGTTGGGATTAGTGTTGGGATTTTGGTTTCGGCTTTACATTGTTTGTTTAGGAATCCTGACGGCTTGTTTCTTGATGAGAATGACGCCGTTCATTCAGGGTTGATCGGGTCTCAGTCCAGTCCCGATGGATTTATAGTTTAG